A stretch of Spirosoma oryzicola DNA encodes these proteins:
- a CDS encoding SusC/RagA family TonB-linked outer membrane protein, with protein sequence MKKTLIITLLYPVLCSCLAFAQTGRVTGKVTGAGPDNQGLPGVNVVVGGTSVGTTTDASGNYSINAPANASLVFSYISYVSQTVPVNNRSIVNVQLAEDAKAIDEVIVTALGIKRESKTLGYATATVNADQISTNRTPNFVSGLQGKMAGVNITSMGTGPAGTAKIRIRGQSSFSGQNNPLIVVNGVPIDNSNYSLGGDYGSRAANNSDGGDGLSSINPDDIETMTVLKGATAAALYGSRAKDGVVMITTKSRGIGKGFGVTYNANFTTDTPLDFTDFQYEYGQGEGGKRPTSPSPSSGVWSFGEKFQPGMTQILFDNETWPYEPVFNRVKKFYRVGTNFTNTVTVANNGQNGGFSLSFGNTDNRGILENNTFNRKVINLGFSQNINPKLTASGNINYSKENNINPPQLNAQDFSVSTVVFTLANSMPFEALRENQTLANGDEFTFSRFLVRNNPYYSMSRRFENINRDRIFGNIALKYQFTDWLYLQGRIAQDSYTRNQDYNIPNGYAPIAKAPIGFVNGSYTQDVRQNTERNIDFILGGNRTFGKFGLDVTLGGNARYARNDYNSVTVQDFVTPGLYTVANGRVKNPIYVLAEKKINSLFGAATLSYRDYLFLNMTARNDWFSTLAPSNRSILYPSVTGSFVFSQAFEKLPTWVSFGKLRAAYAEVGSDNVDPYSNALYYQVDNNSFPNPSGQLVPVGGINASVVPNKNLRPLRIQEAEVGLELKLFDSKIGFDFTYYHKTTNDQILAAQISDASSYTSKLINVGRSMNQGLEMLLTFSPVVRPAFRWDVSANVSYNTSKVLRLGLSPNDTVITVSSGGGRTLNQVVGKPIGQLYTFTYLRDAQGRKVFDANSGLPIRNNTLANVGNALPSYFGGITNTFTYQGLSLSFLIDFKLGNKMIAGRNINYMRHGLSKRTLPGRDVGYVIGDGVNPNGEINQTRAAVQPFYESLNPLGINEDFVFNAGFWKLRQITLGYDFTKLLPQSLFIKGLRLNAVANNVLILKKWTENMDPEEALVSSDNSVGLDFWPGLPPTRSIGFNLNVRF encoded by the coding sequence ATGAAAAAAACACTAATCATTACCCTTCTCTACCCGGTCCTGTGCAGCTGCCTCGCTTTTGCACAAACGGGCCGCGTGACGGGTAAAGTAACGGGAGCGGGACCCGACAACCAGGGACTTCCTGGCGTAAACGTAGTGGTGGGCGGAACTTCCGTTGGAACGACTACGGATGCTTCGGGAAATTATTCGATCAATGCTCCGGCAAATGCCTCGCTTGTCTTTTCGTACATAAGCTACGTAAGCCAGACGGTTCCGGTCAATAACCGCTCAATCGTTAATGTTCAGCTGGCCGAGGACGCAAAAGCAATTGATGAAGTAATCGTTACAGCACTCGGCATCAAGAGAGAATCTAAGACACTTGGTTACGCTACCGCTACCGTCAACGCCGATCAAATATCGACCAACCGGACGCCCAATTTTGTGAGCGGTTTACAAGGAAAAATGGCGGGCGTAAATATTACCTCGATGGGAACAGGACCTGCCGGAACGGCCAAGATCCGGATTCGCGGTCAGTCGTCATTCAGCGGTCAGAACAACCCGCTGATTGTCGTGAACGGAGTTCCTATCGACAACTCCAATTACTCGCTCGGTGGCGATTACGGCTCACGGGCCGCCAACAATTCCGACGGGGGCGACGGATTGAGCAGTATCAACCCCGACGATATTGAAACCATGACCGTGTTGAAAGGAGCTACGGCGGCTGCTTTGTACGGTTCCCGCGCGAAGGACGGTGTGGTCATGATCACGACCAAAAGCCGGGGTATAGGAAAAGGGTTCGGCGTCACCTACAACGCCAATTTTACCACGGACACGCCCCTAGACTTCACCGATTTTCAGTACGAATACGGGCAAGGCGAAGGTGGTAAACGCCCAACATCACCGAGTCCATCCTCGGGTGTGTGGAGCTTCGGCGAGAAGTTTCAGCCGGGTATGACCCAGATTTTGTTCGACAACGAAACTTGGCCGTACGAACCCGTTTTTAATCGGGTCAAGAAGTTCTACCGCGTGGGCACCAACTTCACCAACACCGTAACAGTCGCCAATAACGGACAGAACGGTGGCTTTAGTCTTTCGTTCGGCAACACCGACAACCGGGGCATTCTGGAGAATAATACCTTCAACCGCAAAGTGATCAACCTGGGTTTCAGTCAGAACATCAACCCTAAATTGACAGCCTCTGGAAATATCAACTACTCAAAAGAAAACAACATCAACCCCCCCCAACTGAACGCGCAGGACTTCTCGGTATCGACGGTTGTTTTCACACTCGCCAACTCGATGCCTTTCGAAGCCCTACGCGAAAACCAGACCCTCGCCAACGGCGATGAATTTACGTTCTCCCGCTTTCTGGTGCGAAACAACCCATACTATTCGATGAGCCGCCGTTTCGAGAACATAAACCGGGATCGGATCTTCGGCAACATCGCACTCAAATACCAGTTCACCGACTGGTTGTATCTGCAAGGCCGGATTGCCCAGGATTCCTACACCCGTAATCAGGATTACAACATTCCGAACGGCTACGCCCCTATTGCCAAAGCACCCATTGGCTTCGTAAACGGTTCTTACACGCAGGATGTACGTCAGAATACCGAACGCAACATTGATTTCATTCTCGGCGGCAACCGAACATTCGGAAAATTTGGCTTGGACGTAACCCTGGGGGGCAACGCACGCTACGCCCGCAACGACTACAACAGCGTAACCGTACAGGATTTTGTCACACCGGGCCTGTACACCGTAGCCAATGGCCGGGTTAAGAATCCGATCTACGTGCTGGCCGAGAAAAAAATCAACTCCCTGTTTGGAGCAGCTACCCTTTCGTACCGGGATTATTTGTTCCTGAACATGACGGCCCGCAACGACTGGTTCTCCACGCTGGCCCCATCGAATCGAAGCATCTTGTACCCGTCTGTTACGGGTAGCTTTGTGTTCTCACAGGCATTTGAAAAACTTCCGACCTGGGTATCGTTCGGAAAACTGCGGGCGGCTTACGCGGAAGTGGGTTCCGACAACGTAGATCCGTATTCCAACGCACTTTATTATCAGGTCGATAACAATTCGTTTCCGAATCCATCGGGTCAGCTGGTGCCCGTAGGCGGCATCAACGCGTCGGTCGTTCCCAATAAAAATCTGCGGCCACTGCGTATTCAGGAAGCCGAAGTTGGTCTGGAATTGAAGTTGTTTGACAGCAAGATAGGCTTTGATTTCACCTATTATCACAAAACGACGAACGACCAGATTCTGGCGGCTCAAATTTCGGATGCGTCCTCGTACACCAGCAAGCTGATCAACGTGGGCCGGAGTATGAACCAGGGGCTTGAGATGCTGCTGACCTTTTCGCCCGTTGTCAGACCGGCTTTCCGGTGGGACGTGAGCGCTAACGTCTCGTACAATACCTCGAAAGTTCTTCGCTTAGGCTTGTCGCCCAACGATACCGTCATCACGGTAAGCAGCGGAGGAGGCCGGACGCTGAACCAGGTTGTGGGCAAGCCCATCGGGCAGCTCTACACGTTTACCTATCTACGGGATGCGCAGGGTCGTAAGGTGTTTGACGCGAACAGCGGACTGCCGATCCGGAACAACACCCTGGCAAACGTAGGAAACGCTCTGCCCAGCTATTTCGGCGGGATCACCAACACCTTCACGTACCAGGGCTTATCGCTTTCTTTCCTGATCGACTTCAAGCTTGGCAATAAGATGATTGCAGGACGGAATATCAACTACATGCGGCACGGCCTGTCAAAACGGACGCTACCCGGTCGGGATGTCGGTTACGTGATTGGCGACGGCGTTAACCCGAACGGAGAAATCAACCAGACCAGAGCGGCTGTACAGCCTTTTTATGAATCGCTTAATCCGCTGGGCATCAACGAAGATTTCGTGTTCAACGCCGGGTTCTGGAAACTACGCCAGATTACGTTAGGCTACGATTTCACGAAGCTATTACCCCAAAGCCTGTTCATCAAAGGGTTGCGGCTAAACGCGGTAGCCAATAACGTGCTGATCCTGAAGAAATGGACCGAAAATATGGACCCCGAAGAAGCCCTGGTTTCGTCGGACAACTCCGTCGGGCTGGATTTCTGGCCGGGTCTTCCACCAACCCGCAGCATCGGTTTCAACCTAAATGTTCGGTTCTAA
- a CDS encoding mandelate racemase/muconate lactonizing enzyme family protein, whose product MQRRTFLKSSLASAAAVWAGLPASVVEAAPKLKITKIRYYSAPGYNKPLFNQARGIVEIQTDGGIVGIGEGGSKDMIEQCAQMIIGEDPFRIEHIWQNVYRGMFYPPGREKLHALGALEMALWDIKGKALGVPVYELLGGATREYVECYATGFRASKAKTEEERARDCIEAGLRAYRIGPTGGNGDTAFDFYDNAKKTIEFCKRIDAAVGGGGKWAIDLHTRFDTTEGVKICKALENLEPYFVEDIVRSENPDVYKTVRQMTTVPIAVGEQFGDRWESNTFIEQHLIDYTRFTLPNTGGISEFKKLASMCETHYVGMIPHFTGPLATATLLHVLGSSSPMRCLMELGGGEPERPAYFNEDFVNFKNGKLYLNPEPGLGVKFDPKKATFVMEVTAKTQFPHPILKSPDGAIHNW is encoded by the coding sequence ATGCAACGTAGAACTTTCCTCAAATCATCCTTAGCCAGCGCAGCCGCCGTGTGGGCAGGTTTACCAGCAAGTGTCGTGGAGGCCGCACCGAAATTAAAAATCACCAAGATTCGCTATTACAGCGCACCGGGTTATAATAAACCGCTTTTCAATCAGGCGCGTGGTATCGTTGAGATTCAAACAGATGGCGGTATCGTCGGCATCGGAGAAGGTGGCTCGAAGGATATGATCGAGCAGTGCGCGCAAATGATTATCGGCGAAGATCCATTTCGCATTGAACATATCTGGCAGAATGTGTACCGGGGCATGTTTTACCCCCCAGGTCGGGAAAAGCTTCATGCACTGGGAGCGCTCGAAATGGCCTTGTGGGACATTAAAGGCAAAGCGCTTGGCGTACCGGTCTACGAACTGCTGGGCGGTGCCACGCGGGAATACGTTGAGTGTTATGCCACTGGCTTCCGGGCTTCGAAAGCAAAAACGGAAGAAGAACGCGCCCGAGATTGCATCGAAGCGGGTTTGCGCGCCTACCGGATTGGCCCAACCGGCGGCAACGGTGATACCGCTTTTGACTTCTACGACAACGCCAAGAAAACCATTGAATTCTGTAAGCGCATTGATGCAGCCGTAGGCGGTGGCGGCAAGTGGGCCATCGATCTGCACACCCGCTTCGACACGACCGAAGGCGTAAAAATTTGTAAAGCCCTCGAAAATCTGGAACCTTACTTTGTCGAAGATATCGTCCGCTCCGAAAATCCGGACGTGTACAAAACCGTTCGGCAGATGACTACCGTACCGATTGCCGTTGGCGAACAATTTGGCGACCGCTGGGAAAGTAACACCTTTATCGAACAGCATCTGATTGATTACACGCGCTTCACGCTGCCCAATACCGGGGGAATCTCTGAATTCAAAAAGCTAGCTTCCATGTGCGAAACGCATTATGTGGGCATGATACCGCACTTTACGGGGCCGCTGGCGACAGCCACGTTGTTACACGTATTGGGGTCCAGCAGTCCGATGCGTTGCCTGATGGAACTGGGTGGTGGCGAACCGGAACGACCTGCTTACTTCAACGAGGATTTCGTGAATTTTAAGAACGGGAAGCTTTATCTCAATCCGGAGCCGGGCCTGGGTGTCAAGTTTGATCCCAAGAAAGCAACGTTCGTTATGGAGGTTACCGCCAAGACGCAATTCCCGCATCCGATTCTGAAAAGCCCCGACGGAGCCATTCATAACTGGTAG
- a CDS encoding LacI family DNA-binding transcriptional regulator gives MSTKKTSLKDIAVKAGVSTALVSYVLNGKEKESRVGQEIAQKIRQIAADLNYQPNHLAKSLRSGKTHTIGLIIADISNPFFANIARVVEDEAKRNGYTVIIGSSDENADKSRDLLDVLINRQVDGFIIVSAEDTEEQIQYLTDRHIPFVLLDRYFPDMQTDFVSTDHYQASYDAGSHLIRSGYQHIGMIAYDSQMFHMRERIRGYSDALNDHNRTVQKSWLQEVRMSAIEAGVQAAIDQMLSGKQPVDAILFATYSLAINGLKYINTLRLQVPTDLAIVSFGQAEVFELYHCPITYLKQPIVLLGKKAVEVLVKKLRHESTEPSQVLMKAELVERASSKVKSVVLI, from the coding sequence ATGAGTACTAAAAAAACTTCGTTAAAGGACATAGCCGTGAAAGCTGGTGTTTCTACCGCTCTAGTGTCCTATGTTCTGAATGGTAAGGAAAAGGAAAGTCGGGTTGGCCAGGAAATTGCGCAAAAAATAAGACAGATCGCGGCTGATCTGAATTACCAGCCGAATCATCTTGCCAAGAGTTTACGCAGCGGAAAAACCCATACCATTGGTTTGATTATAGCGGATATCTCGAACCCTTTTTTTGCAAACATAGCCCGCGTGGTGGAGGATGAAGCCAAGCGAAACGGATACACGGTTATTATTGGTAGCTCGGACGAAAACGCTGATAAGTCGCGCGATTTATTGGACGTACTGATCAACAGACAAGTCGATGGCTTTATTATTGTTTCGGCAGAAGACACCGAGGAGCAAATTCAATACCTAACCGATAGACACATACCGTTTGTTTTGCTGGACCGGTATTTTCCGGATATGCAGACTGACTTTGTTTCTACCGATCATTACCAGGCATCGTATGACGCAGGTTCTCATTTGATTCGGAGTGGATACCAGCACATCGGCATGATTGCTTACGACTCGCAGATGTTTCATATGCGGGAACGTATTAGAGGCTACAGCGACGCACTTAACGATCACAACCGGACCGTCCAAAAGTCCTGGTTACAGGAAGTTCGAATGAGCGCCATCGAGGCTGGTGTACAAGCGGCTATTGATCAGATGTTGTCAGGAAAACAACCCGTTGACGCCATCCTTTTCGCAACGTATAGCCTGGCAATCAATGGGTTAAAATACATTAATACGTTACGTTTACAGGTGCCAACCGATCTGGCAATTGTCAGCTTTGGACAGGCAGAAGTATTTGAACTGTACCATTGCCCAATTACCTATTTAAAGCAGCCTATCGTGTTGCTGGGAAAAAAAGCCGTTGAGGTACTGGTCAAAAAACTAAGACATGAATCCACTGAACCCTCGCAGGTACTCATGAAAGCAGAATTGGTCGAAAGAGCCTCGTCAAAAGTAAAATCGGTCGTGCTGATTTAA
- a CDS encoding DUF6909 family protein → MDLLPSPPLTRAQESRVAIERLYITMRHLFNRGFYKPSGVSGEEIRRALLTLQPEIYGLVGDQQRVELDGLVYVMDRLPKGIESCRIISLASREGFEHSHFPVLVPAKRRRNCYRIDSEQMVIEVTNGRSEIYDILTHLTFMFMEADKIRRNAFQERGSKTREWEKLEAIIQSGGTVSDDERELALMYLSSILGRTFEDTQRAYQRFAENAGTNSGLFQIVYALGSVSVKESKESNTTREINFTPMLRERIGQHLYGERWATHIKQYIWEHNLQERPIHIISANPHSVMNCLYAPGALAEATSWDNLYDLALKLSQPAHRDLRKQVISYANEHGMHVLEDVAGTSLLVQLIDTAQVDTATLSPEITHDPELIKANQPLLLIMDYAFGEQAFETMDELLKPFERGDETFPMNVASISIIGKAGILTGEKGDLMIPTAHIFEGTADNYPLDNDFCKEDFEGHGIPVYEGAMITVLGTSLQNKNVLSYFKNSSWKAIGLEMEGAHYQKAIQAQSKIRDSVSTNVKVRYAYYASDNPLLTGATLASGSLGTLGVKPTYLITVKCLEKVLK, encoded by the coding sequence ATGGATCTTCTTCCTTCTCCCCCACTCACTCGCGCTCAGGAATCGCGCGTCGCTATTGAACGATTATACATTACGATGCGCCATTTGTTCAACCGGGGTTTTTACAAGCCATCGGGCGTATCGGGTGAAGAAATTCGTCGGGCGCTGCTAACGCTTCAACCCGAAATTTACGGCCTGGTTGGCGATCAGCAACGGGTTGAACTAGACGGTCTGGTGTACGTAATGGATCGACTCCCGAAAGGCATAGAATCCTGCCGAATCATCTCGCTGGCTTCGCGGGAAGGCTTCGAACACTCGCACTTCCCGGTGCTGGTTCCCGCCAAACGTCGACGCAACTGTTACCGCATCGACAGCGAACAAATGGTTATTGAAGTAACCAATGGCCGAAGCGAAATCTACGATATCCTGACGCACCTGACGTTTATGTTCATGGAGGCCGACAAAATTCGGCGCAACGCCTTTCAGGAGCGCGGCAGCAAAACCCGCGAATGGGAAAAGCTGGAAGCCATCATCCAATCGGGGGGCACCGTATCGGACGACGAACGCGAGCTGGCGCTGATGTACCTTAGCTCTATTCTGGGCCGCACCTTCGAAGACACCCAGCGTGCTTACCAGCGGTTTGCCGAAAATGCAGGAACGAACAGCGGTTTGTTTCAGATCGTCTACGCCCTGGGAAGCGTATCGGTGAAGGAAAGCAAAGAATCGAACACAACTCGGGAGATCAATTTTACGCCCATGCTCCGCGAGCGGATCGGTCAGCACCTCTACGGCGAACGCTGGGCTACGCACATCAAGCAGTACATCTGGGAGCACAACCTTCAGGAGCGGCCCATTCACATTATTAGTGCCAATCCGCACAGTGTGATGAACTGCCTGTACGCACCCGGTGCGCTGGCCGAAGCCACAAGCTGGGACAACCTCTACGACCTTGCGCTGAAGTTAAGCCAGCCAGCACACCGTGACCTACGAAAGCAGGTTATCAGCTACGCTAATGAACACGGAATGCATGTGCTGGAAGACGTTGCCGGAACCAGCCTATTGGTTCAGTTGATCGACACGGCCCAGGTGGACACAGCGACTCTCTCGCCAGAGATTACGCACGATCCGGAACTCATCAAAGCCAATCAGCCTTTGTTGCTGATCATGGATTATGCGTTTGGCGAACAGGCCTTTGAGACTATGGACGAGTTGCTAAAACCATTCGAGCGCGGAGACGAAACGTTTCCCATGAACGTCGCGTCGATTTCGATCATTGGCAAAGCGGGCATTCTGACGGGCGAGAAAGGCGATCTGATGATTCCAACGGCGCACATTTTTGAGGGAACCGCCGATAATTATCCGTTAGACAATGATTTCTGCAAAGAAGATTTCGAAGGACACGGCATACCGGTGTACGAAGGAGCGATGATTACGGTACTGGGCACGTCGCTACAGAATAAGAACGTACTCAGTTATTTCAAAAATTCGTCGTGGAAAGCAATTGGCCTTGAAATGGAAGGTGCTCACTACCAGAAAGCGATTCAGGCACAGTCGAAAATTCGGGATAGCGTTTCGACAAACGTCAAAGTTCGTTACGCGTATTATGCCTCTGACAACCCGCTGCTTACTGGTGCAACATTAGCGTCCGGCAGCCTGGGTACGCTGGGCGTCAAACCTACTTATCTGATTACGGTCAAGTGCCTGGAGAAAGTGCTGAAATAA
- the mtgA gene encoding monofunctional biosynthetic peptidoglycan transglycosylase yields the protein MDPSQRPANTFRTSPSPQPRPKVGHSSAQRLQKGGRWQQARHFIRERPLLERIYWFSIKAFLWLFFGSLGYVVVLKYVPVWVTPLVVSRWIDTIGTDESSHVYKKWRSYDEISKEAALAVVASEDQAFPIHWGFDFDEIQDAIKENKTRERPRGASTISQQVAKNVFLWNGRSYIRKGLEVYFTAVIELIWGKKRILEVYLNVAETGPMTFGVEAASERFYGHSAATLSRNEAARIAAVLPNPRQFSIKNPSSYIQRRTRQITRQMRYLGGQKYIRNL from the coding sequence ATGGACCCTTCGCAGCGCCCTGCCAACACATTCAGGACTTCGCCTTCTCCGCAACCCCGCCCTAAAGTTGGGCATTCTTCCGCGCAACGCTTGCAGAAGGGTGGGCGTTGGCAACAGGCGCGTCATTTCATTCGTGAGCGCCCTTTGCTGGAACGCATCTACTGGTTCAGCATTAAAGCGTTTCTGTGGTTATTTTTTGGTTCGCTGGGATACGTGGTTGTTCTCAAGTATGTGCCCGTATGGGTAACACCGTTAGTGGTATCACGATGGATAGACACCATTGGAACGGACGAGAGTAGCCATGTTTACAAGAAGTGGCGGTCGTACGATGAGATCAGCAAGGAAGCTGCTCTGGCGGTCGTTGCTTCCGAAGACCAGGCCTTTCCAATCCACTGGGGTTTTGATTTCGACGAGATTCAGGATGCCATCAAAGAAAACAAAACCCGTGAACGCCCGCGCGGAGCCAGCACGATCTCGCAGCAGGTTGCCAAAAACGTGTTTTTGTGGAATGGCCGCAGCTACATTCGAAAAGGGTTAGAGGTTTATTTCACGGCTGTTATTGAGTTGATCTGGGGCAAAAAACGCATTCTGGAAGTGTATCTGAACGTGGCAGAAACGGGTCCGATGACGTTTGGTGTCGAAGCGGCCTCCGAGCGGTTTTACGGTCACTCAGCCGCTACGCTTTCACGGAATGAAGCCGCCCGCATTGCCGCCGTACTGCCCAATCCGCGTCAGTTTTCCATTAAAAATCCGTCGAGCTATATTCAACGGCGAACGCGACAGATCACCCGTCAGATGCGTTACCTGGGCGGTCAGAAATACATCAGAAATTTGTAA
- a CDS encoding carbohydrate kinase family protein → MTTSSRPYTLIAVGELLADFIGHHVSSSLLDALDFRRYQGGSPANMAANMARMGNKTALVACVGDDNIGRYLTRETAEVGVDTQFVTKHAQEPTSIVLVSRTAGTPDFVAYRHADCQIQTDQLPDSLLAQTTLFHTTCFALSRQPAQDAICDAAKRAQAAGCQVTIDANYAPTIWPDREQAWRVLADYCSAGALVKLSEDDAERLYGEKQSTERILSDFHKMGAKIICFTLGANGSIVSYDGGAQQAVIPGKKVDVVDVTGAGDAYWAGFLTAFVDGHTPEQCARSGATLAQMKLSRQGPLPFQVDRKSLYR, encoded by the coding sequence ATGACGACATCTTCCCGCCCTTACACCCTCATCGCCGTTGGCGAACTGCTTGCTGACTTTATTGGACATCATGTTTCATCCAGTCTGCTCGATGCACTGGACTTCCGGCGGTATCAGGGTGGTAGCCCGGCCAATATGGCGGCAAACATGGCTCGAATGGGTAACAAAACAGCGCTTGTTGCCTGCGTTGGCGATGACAACATTGGCCGGTACCTTACGCGAGAGACTGCCGAAGTAGGTGTTGACACGCAATTTGTCACAAAGCATGCGCAGGAGCCAACGAGTATTGTACTGGTTTCACGAACGGCGGGTACACCCGACTTTGTTGCCTACCGCCACGCCGATTGCCAGATTCAAACGGATCAGCTACCGGACTCGCTTCTGGCCCAGACAACGTTGTTTCACACCACCTGTTTTGCGTTGAGCCGCCAGCCCGCGCAGGATGCCATTTGCGATGCGGCCAAGCGCGCGCAAGCTGCCGGTTGTCAGGTTACGATCGATGCCAATTACGCGCCAACGATCTGGCCCGACCGTGAACAAGCGTGGCGGGTACTGGCCGACTACTGTTCGGCGGGTGCTCTGGTGAAGCTCAGCGAAGACGATGCCGAACGACTGTACGGAGAAAAGCAATCGACCGAACGCATTCTGAGCGATTTTCACAAAATGGGCGCAAAAATCATTTGCTTTACCCTGGGCGCTAACGGCAGTATCGTGTCGTATGATGGTGGTGCTCAGCAGGCTGTAATACCAGGCAAAAAAGTAGATGTGGTCGACGTTACGGGTGCCGGGGATGCCTACTGGGCTGGTTTCCTGACCGCTTTCGTGGACGGCCATACGCCCGAGCAATGCGCCCGCTCGGGTGCGACACTCGCGCAAATGAAGCTAAGTCGGCAGGGACCCCTACCATTCCAGGTTGATCGCAAATCACTCTACCGGTAA
- a CDS encoding MFS transporter — MQTEKTQKSSVGTKPNLSFWQIWNMSFGFFGIQYGFGLQQANMSPIFRYLNADEANIPILWLAGPVTGLIVQPIIGSISDRTWSPRWGRRKPFFLIGAIVTSLALFLMPNSSALWMAASLMWILDTGLNITQEPFRAFIGDKLNDKQRGLGFAMQSFFVGFGQTLANLMPTIFRLLGITSAAAVATGVIPNSIKYPFYIGGAAVILAVIWTIYTTDEYPPDDMAEFERMKHEGSGISGAFNEIFAALKEMPVTMRQLWWVKFFTWFALPLMWQFLTLAVARHAFNAPTAQSPGFQEGTEWGNLCFAMFNVGCFSISFFLPAIANVVGRRATHALFLTIGGFGFLSMLLSNDKYVFLIGMTLVGFAWGSILSMPYVLLSSSVPAERMGVYMGIFNGFIVVPQIINNLTIQFIYPYLNNDPRNALALAGVCLLLAAGSCFLVKETRRSEEAAFPVNPGGN, encoded by the coding sequence ATGCAGACTGAAAAAACGCAGAAATCGAGCGTTGGGACTAAGCCAAATCTGAGCTTCTGGCAAATCTGGAACATGAGTTTTGGTTTCTTCGGAATCCAATATGGCTTTGGCCTTCAACAGGCCAACATGAGTCCCATCTTTCGATATCTGAACGCCGACGAAGCTAACATTCCCATTCTATGGCTGGCGGGGCCGGTAACAGGTCTGATTGTTCAACCCATCATTGGCTCCATAAGTGACCGAACGTGGTCGCCCCGCTGGGGCCGCCGAAAACCTTTTTTCCTCATCGGAGCGATTGTGACCAGCCTGGCGCTTTTTCTTATGCCCAACTCGTCGGCGCTCTGGATGGCGGCAAGCCTGATGTGGATTCTCGATACAGGACTCAACATTACGCAGGAACCGTTCCGGGCTTTTATCGGTGACAAGCTCAACGACAAGCAACGCGGGTTAGGTTTTGCCATGCAAAGCTTCTTCGTTGGCTTCGGTCAAACGCTGGCCAACCTGATGCCAACTATTTTTCGCCTGCTCGGCATTACCTCAGCAGCGGCTGTCGCAACGGGCGTTATTCCGAATAGCATTAAATACCCGTTTTATATCGGTGGTGCCGCCGTGATTCTGGCTGTTATCTGGACGATCTACACAACGGACGAGTATCCCCCCGACGACATGGCCGAGTTTGAGCGCATGAAGCATGAGGGTAGCGGCATTAGCGGGGCTTTCAACGAGATTTTTGCCGCCCTGAAAGAAATGCCCGTTACCATGCGACAACTCTGGTGGGTTAAATTCTTTACCTGGTTTGCCCTTCCGCTGATGTGGCAGTTTCTCACGTTGGCCGTAGCGCGTCATGCGTTCAATGCCCCTACCGCCCAATCACCCGGCTTTCAAGAAGGTACCGAGTGGGGAAACCTGTGTTTTGCCATGTTTAACGTAGGGTGCTTCAGTATTTCGTTTTTTCTGCCTGCCATCGCTAATGTAGTGGGTCGGCGAGCTACCCATGCCTTATTTCTGACCATCGGCGGTTTCGGTTTTCTGTCGATGTTACTTTCGAACGATAAATACGTTTTTTTGATCGGTATGACGCTCGTTGGTTTCGCCTGGGGCTCTATTCTGTCGATGCCGTATGTATTGTTGTCAAGTTCGGTTCCCGCCGAGCGGATGGGCGTGTACATGGGTATCTTTAACGGCTTTATTGTCGTACCGCAAATCATTAACAACCTGACGATTCAGTTTATTTACCCTTACCTCAACAACGACCCTCGTAATGCACTGGCCTTGGCGGGCGTGTGTTTGTTATTGGCAGCCGGTTCCTGTTTTCTGGTTAAAGAAACAAGACGCAGCGAAGAAGCCGCTTTCCCGGTCAATCCAGGCGGTAATTAA